A section of the Aricia agestis chromosome 4, ilAriAges1.1, whole genome shotgun sequence genome encodes:
- the LOC121726566 gene encoding probable ATP-dependent RNA helicase spindle-E isoform X2, translated as MDELRSFFNNPTPSSSQLVRLRAPVTGGHRVSKDDHINDLNRPEEDRHSVTVSGTDYAREVRERETAMYLRNEKEREKFESMSGGLDSMEYLTSIGSSTLNVEKLTEEAMTSVYKKYSFQRKEDTKNLAIHSCQESILDRINSFPVVIIEGPTGCGKTTQVPQWILDDAYNNRKHCKIVVTQPRKIAAISIARRVAQERGWDVGGLVGYQVGLENKTTTDTRISYVTTGVLLQKLVAAKTMNEYTHIILDEVHERGQEMDFLLLVVKKLLYTVSPAVKVVLMSATFDRKSFADYFLIPTPAGLQKSSCFKVTNEKSIFSVKTFYLNHLNKFGSTLQQAMRTDGEAFINPEMYHLVVKLINAFEQIDLQEEYKDRSEADLPSVLIFLPGIHEIEELYNCLTDTSLRTRLVDATCASYKWWVLPLHSTITADEQVRVFQRAAPGHRKIILSTNIAESSITVPDIKYVIDFCLMKVLVADQNTNFTSLQLAWASKTNCEQRSGRAGRVRDGRVYRLVTDKFYDNLPQECAPEIVRCPLERLTLLAKMLDMGEPSDILALAMDPPDLSNIHRTILVLKEMGALKKTVDGEWSNTDGDITYLGRMMAKLPIDVRASKLIMLGYIYGCLEESVIMAAAMSVKSVFSSPFKERLNAYNSKLTWADGSTSDCIALLNVYKVWSHLRRQQHFKQHSTEAQWARRFYVQLRALHELHDLVRELHSRISRDGIDATAYPTPWSKHELPLVLKVILAGAFYPQYFVQGGSDGERERVAVRTLGGLDPRRSVYLAGLPDYQPARLYAPLVRKLVLKLLGDDSRVTVDNNSRKIYVTFEDSKQDTSLDKNKSGDPTIPGQVVLPVYKAIKARQLRIDFRIPLLPVKEANELAESLDEEYVSQVKEHLVPRLPDIDETYIPLKISHYVDVDTFWAQYDFEATAMELQMIENTLNSHRLLAVTQTLEAGDLIAAPYADANGTKMYRARITKILPRDMLEVLYVDYGGAGRVGVCSARSLPPPLRTIPPQAMRCALAGVAPAPLANPVPGRRYTLAACRTFAELVARPGLHAKIYSVAHGVVTVELLADNSKINVNQKLLEKGFAVACEESYDSKLNHDLRQIADNLTLKQKSGYNREQIEQAYNDTRDVKMPNFKDCISDVCLRGPHSPLETTLRNVMYASREKQVHVEWNSVNSVLLDTEPQELYERLLVAGEVGQHEGSNKLNLRHTTMMPNIRGLPAIIALLFCPSAELRRGAGGTRYVSVLCGLGSAGGRPLFPEHDLLVNIDADMSVEDIGNINHIRYLMDYMMYCGDGQDFPSADDKFRSNVPKYIRDDLMKLLTKRRKHREPESVVNEWKWNSVPEHELLEISVPEMAERAVVYPLHAPLDLYPVNIDQLRQLKRDNDQLKALVTRTLTSSGEVSCKLCGTLPMPAHAMRIHLCSNAHKEKEEDLRTVDS; from the exons ATGGATGAGTTGAGATCGTTTTTCAACAATCCAACTCCATCTTCTTCGCAATTAGTACGTCTTCGGGCACCAGTTACTGGTGGACATCGTGTATCAAAGGACGATCATATAAATGACTTGAATAGACCAGAAGAAGATCGTCACTCGGTTACTGTTAGTGGCACCGACTATGCACGAGAAGTTAGAGAACGGGAAACAGCCATGTATTTGAGG AATGAAAAGGAGCGAGAGAAGTTTGAAAGCATGTCAGGGGGTTTGGACTCAATGGAATATTTGACCTCAATAGGATCATCAACTCTTAATGTTGAAAAGTTAACAGAAGAAGCCATGACAAGTGTTTACAAGAAGTATTCTTTTCAAAGAAAGGAGGATACAAAAAATCTGGCAATTCATAGCTGTCAGGAAAGT ATTTTAGATAGGATAAATTCATTCCCTGTTGTGATCATCGAGGGCCCCACAGGATGTGGTAAAACTACACAAGTACCCCAGTGGATTCTTGATGACGCTTACAACAACCGAAAACACTGCAAAATAGTAGTAACACAACCTAGAAAGATTGCTGCTATATCTATTGCTAGGAGAGTTGCTCAAGAACGAGGATGGGATGTTGGTGGTCTTGTGGGATATCAGGTCGGTCTCGAAAATAAAACAACCACAGATACTAGGATTAGCTATGTTACCACTGGAGTCTTGCTACAAAAACTTG tTGCTGCTAAAACAATGAATGAATACACTCACATCATACTCGACGAGGTTCACGAAAGAGGCCAAGAGATGGACTTCCTCTTGCTTGTTGTGAAAAAATTGTTGTACACAGTATCTCCAGCAGTCAAGGTGGTACTCATGTCGGCCACCTTTGACCGAAAGTCATTTGCAGATTACTTCCTCATTCCGACCCCTGCTGGGTTACAGAAATCCTCATGTTTTAAAGTTACAAatgaaaaatcaatatttaGTGTAAAAACATTCTATTTGAACCATCTAAACAAGTTTGGTTCG ACTCTACAACAAGCGATGCGAACTGATGGGGAGGCTTTCATCAACCCAGAAATGTATCATTTGGTTGTAAAGCTGATAAATGCTTTTGAACAGATTGACTTACAAGAGGAGTACAAAGATAGATCTGAGGCGGACTTGCCTTCTGTCCTTATTTTCTTACCTGGTATTCATGAGATTGAGGAGTTATATAACTGCTTAACTGACACCAGTTTAAG GACTCGTCTGGTCGACGCCACGTGTGCGAGCTACAAGTGGTGGGTGCTGCCCCTCCACTCCACCATCACGGCAGACGAGCAAGTCCGCGTGTTCCAACGCGCAGCGCCCGGACACCGCAAGATCATCCTGTCCACCAACATAGCTGAGAGCTCCATCACAGTGCCCGACATCAAATATG TGATAGACTTCTGCCTAATGAAGGTGCTAGTGGCTGACCAGAACACTAACTTCACTTCGCTGCAGCTGGCATGGGCGTCCAAGACGAACTGTGAGCAGCGCTCAGGCCGAGCAGGCCGAGTGCGAGACGGCCGCGTCTACAGACTCGTCACCGATAAGTTCTAT GATAACCTACCGCAAGAATGTGCGCCGGAGATAGTGCGGTGTCCGCTGGAGCGGCTAACTCTTCTGGCCAAGATGCTGGATATGGGGGAGCCGAGCGATATCCTCGCGTTGGCAATGGACCCCCCCGACTTGTCTAACATACACCGCACTATACTCGTCTTGAAAGAG ATGGGTGCCTTAAAGAAGACAGTCGATGGGGAGTGGAGTAACACGGACGGGGACATCACATACCTGGGACGAATGATGGCGAAGCTGCCCATTGACGTACGAGCCTCCAAGCTCATAATGCTCGGATACATCTATGGGTGCTTGGAAGAGAGTGTTATCATGG CTGCTGCGATGTCGGTAAAAAGTGTTTTCAGCAGTCCCTTCAAAGAAAGACTGAATGCCTACAATTCAAAACTAACCTGGGCGGACGGTTCCACGAGTGACTGCATTGCCCTGCTCAATGTATACAAG GTGTGGAGTCACCTCCGTCGTCAGCAGCACTTCAAGCAGCACAGCACGGAGGCACAGTGGGCGCGGCGATTCTACGTGCAGCTGCGCGCCCTACACGAGCTGCATGACCTAGTGCGCGAGCTGCACAGCCGCATCTCTCGAGACGGTATCGACGCCACAGCTTACCCCACGCCATGGTCCAAGCACGAGCTGCCGCTTGTACTCAAG GTGATCCTGGCGGGTGCGTTCTACCCGCAGTACTTCGTGCAGGGCGGCTCGGACGGTGAGCGGGAGCGGGTGGCGGTGCGTACGCTCGGCGGGCTCGACCCGCGCCGCTCCGTGTACCTGGCCGGCCTGCCCGACTACCAGCCCGCACGCCTCTACGCGCCGCTCGTACGCAAGCTGGTGCTCAAACTGCTGGGAGACGATTCGAGAGTCACAGTGGATAATAACAGCAG AAAGATCTACGTGACCTTCGAAGACTCCAAACAAGACACAAGTTTAGATAAAAACAAAAGTGGT GATCCGACCATCCCTGGACAAGTAGTGTTGCCAGTGTACAAAGCTATCAAAGCTCGCCAACTGAGAATCGATTTTAGAATTCCTTTGCTACC TGTAAAGGAAGCAAACGAATTGGCGGAGTCTTTAGATGAGGAATACGTAAGCCAAGTGAAGGAGCATTTGGTGCCTCGCCTACCTGACATAGATGAAACTTATATTCCACTGAAGATATCTCAT TATGTCGACGTTGACACGTTCTGGGCGCAATACGACTTCGAGGCAACAGCAATGGAGTTGCAAATGATCGAAAACACCCTCAACTCTCATAGGCTGCTTGCCGTGACGCAGACTTTGGAGGCGGGCGACTTGATAGCGGCGCCGTACGCTGACGCCAATGGCACCAAAATGTACCGCGCTAGAATCACCAAAATATTGCCCAGGGATATGCTCGAG GTGTTGTACGTGGACTACGGAGGGGCGGGGCGTGTGGGCGTGTGCAGCGCGCGCTCGTTACCGCCTCCGCTCCGCACGATACCGCCGCAGGCCATGCGGTGCGCGCTGGCGGGCGTGGCCCCGGCGCCGCTGGCCAATCCCGTGCCTGGACGCCGGTACACGTTAGCTGCCTGCCGAACGTTTGCCGAACTCGTCGCGCGCCCTGGTCTACACGCCAAG ATTTATTCGGTGGCGCACGGCGTAGTCACCGTTGAGTTGTTAGCCGATAACTCCAAGATAAACGTTAACCAGAAGTTATTGGAGAAAGGTTTCGCTGTGGCCTGCGAAGAGAGCTACGATTCCAAG CTGAATCATGACTTGAGGCAGATCGCTGACAACTTGACTCTGAAACAAAAGAGCGGCTACAACAGGGAGCAAATAGAACAAGCCTATAACGACACGCGTGACGTCAAGATGCCTAATTTCAAGGACTGCATTTCTGACGTCTGCCTTAGAGGACCTCATAG TCCCCTCGAGACGACTCTTCGCAACGTGATGTACGCGAGCCGCGAGAAGCAGGTGCACGTGGAGTGGAACTCCGTCAACTCCGTGCTGCTCGACACCGAGCCGCAGGAGCTATATGAAAG GTTGCTGGTAGCGGGCGAGGTGGGTCAGCACGAGGGCAGCAACAAGCTGAACCTGCGCCACACCACCATGATGCCCAACATCCGCGGCCTGCCCGCCATCATCGCTCTACTGTTTTGCCCGag TGCGGAGCTGCGTCGCGGCGCGGGCGGGACGCGGTACGTGAGCGTGTTGTGCGGGCTCGGCAGCGCCGGCGGCCGCCCGCTCTTCCCCGAACACGACCTGCTCGTCAACATCGACGCTGATATGAGCGTTGAAGATATCGGCAAT ATAAACCATATAAGATATTTGATGGACTACATGATGTACTGCGGCGATGGACAAGACTTCCCCTCGGCGGACGACAAGTTCCGCTCCAACGTGCCCAAATACATTAGAGACGATCTTATGAA GTTGCTGACGAAGCGGCGCAAGCACCGCGAGCCGGAGTCAGTAGTGAACGAGTGGAAGTGGAACTCGGTACCGGAGCACGAGCTGCTCGAGATATCGGTGCCGGAGATGGCGGAGCGCGCAGTCGTGTACCCGCTGCACGCACCGCTCGACCTCTACCCCGTCAACATCGATCAGCTGCGCCAGCTCAAGCGCGACAACGACCAGCTCAAGGCGCTCGTGACCAG GACGCTGACCTCGAGCGGCGAGGTGTCGTGCAAGTTGTGCGGCACGCTGCCGATGCCGGCGCACGCCATGCGCATACACCTCTGCTCCAACGCGCACAAGGAGAAGGAGGAGGACCTAAGGACGGTAGACTCGTAA
- the LOC121726566 gene encoding probable ATP-dependent RNA helicase spindle-E isoform X1: MDELRSFFNNPTPSSSQLVRLRAPVTGGHRVSKDDHINDLNRPEEDRHSVTVSGTDYAREVRERETAMYLRNEKEREKFESMSGGLDSMEYLTSIGSSTLNVEKLTEEAMTSVYKKYSFQRKEDTKNLAIHSCQESILDRINSFPVVIIEGPTGCGKTTQVPQWILDDAYNNRKHCKIVVTQPRKIAAISIARRVAQERGWDVGGLVGYQVGLENKTTTDTRISYVTTGVLLQKLVAAKTMNEYTHIILDEVHERGQEMDFLLLVVKKLLYTVSPAVKVVLMSATFDRKSFADYFLIPTPAGLQKSSCFKVTNEKSIFSVKTFYLNHLNKFGSTLQQAMRTDGEAFINPEMYHLVVKLINAFEQIDLQEEYKDRSEADLPSVLIFLPGIHEIEELYNCLTDTSLRTRLVDATCASYKWWVLPLHSTITADEQVRVFQRAAPGHRKIILSTNIAESSITVPDIKYVIDFCLMKVLVADQNTNFTSLQLAWASKTNCEQRSGRAGRVRDGRVYRLVTDKFYDNLPQECAPEIVRCPLERLTLLAKMLDMGEPSDILALAMDPPDLSNIHRTILVLKEMGALKKTVDGEWSNTDGDITYLGRMMAKLPIDVRASKLIMLGYIYGCLEESVIMAAAMSVKSVFSSPFKERLNAYNSKLTWADGSTSDCIALLNVYKVWSHLRRQQHFKQHSTEAQWARRFYVQLRALHELHDLVRELHSRISRDGIDATAYPTPWSKHELPLVLKVILAGAFYPQYFVQGGSDGERERVAVRTLGGLDPRRSVYLAGLPDYQPARLYAPLVRKLVLKLLGDDSRVTVDNNSRKIYVTFEDSKQDTSLDKNKSGDPTIPGQVVLPVYKAIKARQLRIDFRIPLLPVKEANELAESLDEEYVSQVKEHLVPRLPDIDETYIPLKISHYVDVDTFWAQYDFEATAMELQMIENTLNSHRLLAVTQTLEAGDLIAAPYADANGTKMYRARITKILPRDMLEVLYVDYGGAGRVGVCSARSLPPPLRTIPPQAMRCALAGVAPAPLANPVPGRRYTLAACRTFAELVARPGLHAKIYSVAHGVVTVELLADNSKINVNQKLLEKGFAVACEESYDSKLNHDLRQIADNLTLKQKSGYNREQIEQAYNDTRDVKMPNFKDCISDVCLRGPHSPLETTLRNVMYASREKQVHVEWNSVNSVLLDTEPQELYERLLVAGEVGQHEGSNKLNLRHTTMMPNIRGLPAIIALLFCPSAELRRGAGGTRYVSVLCGLGSAGGRPLFPEHDLLVNIDADMSVEDIGNINHIRYLMDYMMYCGDGQDFPSADDKFRSNVPKYIRDDLMKLLTKRRKHREPESVVNEWKWNSVPEHELLEISVPEMAERAVVYPLHAPLDLYPVNPDQLRQLKRDNDQLKALVTRWVLCIYRAAGDIGAGDGGARSRVPAARAARPLPRQSRPAAPAQARQRPAQGARDQDADLERRGVVQVVRHAADAGARHAHTPLLQRAQGEGGGPKDGRLVISYLRYVSC, from the exons ATGGATGAGTTGAGATCGTTTTTCAACAATCCAACTCCATCTTCTTCGCAATTAGTACGTCTTCGGGCACCAGTTACTGGTGGACATCGTGTATCAAAGGACGATCATATAAATGACTTGAATAGACCAGAAGAAGATCGTCACTCGGTTACTGTTAGTGGCACCGACTATGCACGAGAAGTTAGAGAACGGGAAACAGCCATGTATTTGAGG AATGAAAAGGAGCGAGAGAAGTTTGAAAGCATGTCAGGGGGTTTGGACTCAATGGAATATTTGACCTCAATAGGATCATCAACTCTTAATGTTGAAAAGTTAACAGAAGAAGCCATGACAAGTGTTTACAAGAAGTATTCTTTTCAAAGAAAGGAGGATACAAAAAATCTGGCAATTCATAGCTGTCAGGAAAGT ATTTTAGATAGGATAAATTCATTCCCTGTTGTGATCATCGAGGGCCCCACAGGATGTGGTAAAACTACACAAGTACCCCAGTGGATTCTTGATGACGCTTACAACAACCGAAAACACTGCAAAATAGTAGTAACACAACCTAGAAAGATTGCTGCTATATCTATTGCTAGGAGAGTTGCTCAAGAACGAGGATGGGATGTTGGTGGTCTTGTGGGATATCAGGTCGGTCTCGAAAATAAAACAACCACAGATACTAGGATTAGCTATGTTACCACTGGAGTCTTGCTACAAAAACTTG tTGCTGCTAAAACAATGAATGAATACACTCACATCATACTCGACGAGGTTCACGAAAGAGGCCAAGAGATGGACTTCCTCTTGCTTGTTGTGAAAAAATTGTTGTACACAGTATCTCCAGCAGTCAAGGTGGTACTCATGTCGGCCACCTTTGACCGAAAGTCATTTGCAGATTACTTCCTCATTCCGACCCCTGCTGGGTTACAGAAATCCTCATGTTTTAAAGTTACAAatgaaaaatcaatatttaGTGTAAAAACATTCTATTTGAACCATCTAAACAAGTTTGGTTCG ACTCTACAACAAGCGATGCGAACTGATGGGGAGGCTTTCATCAACCCAGAAATGTATCATTTGGTTGTAAAGCTGATAAATGCTTTTGAACAGATTGACTTACAAGAGGAGTACAAAGATAGATCTGAGGCGGACTTGCCTTCTGTCCTTATTTTCTTACCTGGTATTCATGAGATTGAGGAGTTATATAACTGCTTAACTGACACCAGTTTAAG GACTCGTCTGGTCGACGCCACGTGTGCGAGCTACAAGTGGTGGGTGCTGCCCCTCCACTCCACCATCACGGCAGACGAGCAAGTCCGCGTGTTCCAACGCGCAGCGCCCGGACACCGCAAGATCATCCTGTCCACCAACATAGCTGAGAGCTCCATCACAGTGCCCGACATCAAATATG TGATAGACTTCTGCCTAATGAAGGTGCTAGTGGCTGACCAGAACACTAACTTCACTTCGCTGCAGCTGGCATGGGCGTCCAAGACGAACTGTGAGCAGCGCTCAGGCCGAGCAGGCCGAGTGCGAGACGGCCGCGTCTACAGACTCGTCACCGATAAGTTCTAT GATAACCTACCGCAAGAATGTGCGCCGGAGATAGTGCGGTGTCCGCTGGAGCGGCTAACTCTTCTGGCCAAGATGCTGGATATGGGGGAGCCGAGCGATATCCTCGCGTTGGCAATGGACCCCCCCGACTTGTCTAACATACACCGCACTATACTCGTCTTGAAAGAG ATGGGTGCCTTAAAGAAGACAGTCGATGGGGAGTGGAGTAACACGGACGGGGACATCACATACCTGGGACGAATGATGGCGAAGCTGCCCATTGACGTACGAGCCTCCAAGCTCATAATGCTCGGATACATCTATGGGTGCTTGGAAGAGAGTGTTATCATGG CTGCTGCGATGTCGGTAAAAAGTGTTTTCAGCAGTCCCTTCAAAGAAAGACTGAATGCCTACAATTCAAAACTAACCTGGGCGGACGGTTCCACGAGTGACTGCATTGCCCTGCTCAATGTATACAAG GTGTGGAGTCACCTCCGTCGTCAGCAGCACTTCAAGCAGCACAGCACGGAGGCACAGTGGGCGCGGCGATTCTACGTGCAGCTGCGCGCCCTACACGAGCTGCATGACCTAGTGCGCGAGCTGCACAGCCGCATCTCTCGAGACGGTATCGACGCCACAGCTTACCCCACGCCATGGTCCAAGCACGAGCTGCCGCTTGTACTCAAG GTGATCCTGGCGGGTGCGTTCTACCCGCAGTACTTCGTGCAGGGCGGCTCGGACGGTGAGCGGGAGCGGGTGGCGGTGCGTACGCTCGGCGGGCTCGACCCGCGCCGCTCCGTGTACCTGGCCGGCCTGCCCGACTACCAGCCCGCACGCCTCTACGCGCCGCTCGTACGCAAGCTGGTGCTCAAACTGCTGGGAGACGATTCGAGAGTCACAGTGGATAATAACAGCAG AAAGATCTACGTGACCTTCGAAGACTCCAAACAAGACACAAGTTTAGATAAAAACAAAAGTGGT GATCCGACCATCCCTGGACAAGTAGTGTTGCCAGTGTACAAAGCTATCAAAGCTCGCCAACTGAGAATCGATTTTAGAATTCCTTTGCTACC TGTAAAGGAAGCAAACGAATTGGCGGAGTCTTTAGATGAGGAATACGTAAGCCAAGTGAAGGAGCATTTGGTGCCTCGCCTACCTGACATAGATGAAACTTATATTCCACTGAAGATATCTCAT TATGTCGACGTTGACACGTTCTGGGCGCAATACGACTTCGAGGCAACAGCAATGGAGTTGCAAATGATCGAAAACACCCTCAACTCTCATAGGCTGCTTGCCGTGACGCAGACTTTGGAGGCGGGCGACTTGATAGCGGCGCCGTACGCTGACGCCAATGGCACCAAAATGTACCGCGCTAGAATCACCAAAATATTGCCCAGGGATATGCTCGAG GTGTTGTACGTGGACTACGGAGGGGCGGGGCGTGTGGGCGTGTGCAGCGCGCGCTCGTTACCGCCTCCGCTCCGCACGATACCGCCGCAGGCCATGCGGTGCGCGCTGGCGGGCGTGGCCCCGGCGCCGCTGGCCAATCCCGTGCCTGGACGCCGGTACACGTTAGCTGCCTGCCGAACGTTTGCCGAACTCGTCGCGCGCCCTGGTCTACACGCCAAG ATTTATTCGGTGGCGCACGGCGTAGTCACCGTTGAGTTGTTAGCCGATAACTCCAAGATAAACGTTAACCAGAAGTTATTGGAGAAAGGTTTCGCTGTGGCCTGCGAAGAGAGCTACGATTCCAAG CTGAATCATGACTTGAGGCAGATCGCTGACAACTTGACTCTGAAACAAAAGAGCGGCTACAACAGGGAGCAAATAGAACAAGCCTATAACGACACGCGTGACGTCAAGATGCCTAATTTCAAGGACTGCATTTCTGACGTCTGCCTTAGAGGACCTCATAG TCCCCTCGAGACGACTCTTCGCAACGTGATGTACGCGAGCCGCGAGAAGCAGGTGCACGTGGAGTGGAACTCCGTCAACTCCGTGCTGCTCGACACCGAGCCGCAGGAGCTATATGAAAG GTTGCTGGTAGCGGGCGAGGTGGGTCAGCACGAGGGCAGCAACAAGCTGAACCTGCGCCACACCACCATGATGCCCAACATCCGCGGCCTGCCCGCCATCATCGCTCTACTGTTTTGCCCGag TGCGGAGCTGCGTCGCGGCGCGGGCGGGACGCGGTACGTGAGCGTGTTGTGCGGGCTCGGCAGCGCCGGCGGCCGCCCGCTCTTCCCCGAACACGACCTGCTCGTCAACATCGACGCTGATATGAGCGTTGAAGATATCGGCAAT ATAAACCATATAAGATATTTGATGGACTACATGATGTACTGCGGCGATGGACAAGACTTCCCCTCGGCGGACGACAAGTTCCGCTCCAACGTGCCCAAATACATTAGAGACGATCTTATGAA GTTGCTGACGAAGCGGCGCAAGCACCGCGAGCCGGAGTCAGTAGTGAACGAGTGGAAGTGGAACTCGGTACCGGAGCACGAGCTGCTCGAG ATATCGGTGCCGGAGATGGCGGAGCGCGCAGTCGTGTACCCGCTGCACGCGCCGCTCGACCTCTACCCCGTCAATCCCGACCAGCTGCGCCAGCTCAAGCGCGACAACGACCAGCTCAAGGCGCTCGTGACCAGGTGGGTGCTGTGTATATATCGAGCTGCCGGAGATATCGGTGCCGGAGATGGCGGAGCGCGCAGTCGTGTACCCGCTGCACGCGCCGCTCGACCTCTACCCCGTCAATCCCGACCAGCTGCGCCAGCTCAAGCGCGACAACGACCAGCTCAAGGCGCTCGTGACCAG GACGCTGACCTCGAGCGGCGAGGTGTCGTGCAAGTTGTGCGGCACGCTGCCGATGCCGGCGCACGCCATGCGCATACACCTCTGCTCCAACGCGCACAAGGAGAAGGAGGAGGACCTAAGGACGGTAGACTCGTAATTTCCTATTTACGTTACGTCTCAtgctaa